From a region of the Castanea sativa cultivar Marrone di Chiusa Pesio chromosome 10, ASM4071231v1 genome:
- the LOC142613734 gene encoding protein NRT1/ PTR FAMILY 5.4-like isoform X1, with product MLKEFSAIMVMCGEWFSRIYGKVGKWYHDYIFFSKAVLFIFGLIVSVSMINLAVVEMFIDCLNILGDKKNFRINLQTAATIVNLQKGISSVSAVIVAYIADSYLKCFTMIIISALSYTTGLMLLWRSTRRNRIQYGPIYVAALALALGKYGLGSILKEFLSKQLIEGENENFNESEAQIEGRTNVWWCIASISGSAIAVFFLSNLKWEGTLLASGVVMGVSLLLFCCGFKVYCPKRHRRNSHVIFKVFKAAISKRYLPYPCTPTRLSWKSASNLKLFEVRNSQILFLPKVFWFRWLDKATVTVENTSSSRQEEENLCSVEQVTQVKCFLTLIPLWTTFLAYSLVQATGNTFFIEQRSNLKITITKNHRAPLVAFFVLNSFLRFIIPRLFWSEKARNPNVTLVRIGVGMICSILCCIAAWQVEVHRLKEIKRLNPANPSDPISMSIFWLLPQFILLGLAEGLVEEGLQEFFIKHVTESMWNSGQLLTGCILSFGNFFSIACVQLVRSWFKDTINDSHLDRYFLTLAILSSVFLCFYVYASISNSKYANIRDLSKEAELAPNVSMGGGEMKDEMSPASSSARNTPLDEDFDDYSVQPSPLLSSHPHRSHSILNIPQRDGVEENTKPLPIRKPSFLWRKVSIVMASTRHLYSRLANVEMVGMQSSPDVHYAESMENLPLRSHASTEAEEVIYDDEPRN from the exons ATGCTTAAAGAGTTCTCGG CCATAATGGTAATGTGTGGTGAATGGTTCTCAAGGATCTACGGCAAAGTCGGGAAATGGTATCACGATTATATCTTCTTCTCAAAGGCTGTGCTATTCATCTTTG GACTGATTGTGAGCGTTAGCATGATCAACTTGGCAGTGGTGGAGATGTTTATTGATTGCCTCAATATCCTCGGGGATAAGAAGAATTTCAGGATCAATTTGCAAACAGCTGCAACAATCGTAAATCTTCAGAAGGGCATATCATCCGTATCAGCAGTTATTGTTGCGTATATTGCAGATTCCTATTTAAAATGTTTCACAATGATTATCATCAGCGCTTTGTCCTACACTACG GGATTGATGTTGTTATGGCGTTCTACTCGAAGAAACCGTATCCAATATGGACCTATTTATGTTGCAGCGTTGGCTCTAGCACTAGGTAAATATGGCCTAGGTTCAATCCTAAAAGAATTTCTATCTAAACAGTTGATTGagggagaaaatgaaaatttcaacgAAAGTGAAGCCCAAATAGAGGGTCGTACAAATGTTTGGTGGTGTATTGCCTCGATTTCTGGATCTGCCATTGCTgtctttttcctttcaaatcTAAAATGGGAAGGAACCCTCTTAGCTTCCGGTGTGGTGATGGGAGTATCTCTTTTATTGTTTTGCTGCGGCTTCAAAGTTTACTGTCCCAAAAGACACAGAAGGAACTCCCATGTTATTTTCAAAGTCTTCAAGGCAGCTATATCCAAACGTTATCTCCCCTACCCTTGTACACCAACTCGGTTATCTTGGAAATCTGCATCAAATCTAAAGTTGTTCGAAGTCAGAAATAGTCAAATACTTTTTTTGCCAAAAGTTTTTTGGTTCAG GTGGTTAGACAAAGCTACTGTGACTGTAGAAAATACCTCAAGCAGTCGGCAGGAAGAGGAGAATCTTTGCTCAGTCGAACAAGTGACCCAAGTGAAGTGCTTTTTGACATTGATACCTTTGTGGACAACCTTTTTAGCCTATAGTTTGGTCCAGGCTACCGGAAATACTTTCTTTATTGAACAAAGGAGCAACTTGAAAATTACGATTACTAAAAACCACAGGGCTCCTCTAGTTGCTTTCTTTGTACTCAATTCCTTTCTACGCTTCATAATCCCGCGTCTGTTTTGGTCAGAGAAAGCAAGAAATCCCAATGTCACACTGGTGAGAATTGGTGTTGGGATGATTTGTTCTATATTGTGTTGCATTGCAGCTTGGCAGGTGGAGGTCCACAGATTGAAAGAAATTAAGAGACTTAATCCTGCCAACCCATCTGACCCTATCTCCATGAGTATCTTCTGGTTACTTCCacaatttattttgttgggACTAGCGGAGGGACTTGTCGAAGAAGGGCTCCAGGAATTTTTCATTAAGCACGTCACTGAATCGATGTGGAATTCTGGGCAATTGTTGACTGGATGTATATTAAGTTTCGGAAATTTCTTCAGCATAGCTTGTGTTCAACTAGTAAGAAGCTGGTTCAAGGACACCATAAACGACAGTCATCTGGATAGGTATTTTCTGACTTTAGCAATACTAAGCTCTGTGTTCCTTTGCTTTTATGTGTACGCTTCAATATCCAACTCCAAGTATGCCAACATAAGAGATTTATCAAAGGAAGCAGAATTAGCCCCTAATGTTTCAATGGGGGGAGGAGAGATGAAAGATGAAATGTCGCCGGCTTCTTCCTCTGCTCGAAACACACCTTTAGATGAGGACTTTGACGATTATTCTGTCCAACCTTCTCCTCTCCTTTCCTCTCATCCCCATCGATCTCACTCTATTTTAAACATACCCCAACGAGATGGTGTTGAAGAGAATACTAAACCCCTGCCGATTAGGAAGCCCTCTTTCTTATGGAGAAAGGTGTCCATTGTCATGGCCTCCACTCGCCACCTCTACTCCCGCTTAGCAAATGTTGAAATGGTTGGTATGCAATCTTCCCCGGATGTACACTATGCTGAATCTATGGAGAATCTCCCTTTGCGGTCCCACGCATCCACTGAAGCAGAGGAGGTAATCTATGATGATGAGCCTAGGAACTAA
- the LOC142613734 gene encoding protein NRT1/ PTR FAMILY 5.4-like isoform X2, which translates to MVMCGEWFSRIYGKVGKWYHDYIFFSKAVLFIFGLIVSVSMINLAVVEMFIDCLNILGDKKNFRINLQTAATIVNLQKGISSVSAVIVAYIADSYLKCFTMIIISALSYTTGLMLLWRSTRRNRIQYGPIYVAALALALGKYGLGSILKEFLSKQLIEGENENFNESEAQIEGRTNVWWCIASISGSAIAVFFLSNLKWEGTLLASGVVMGVSLLLFCCGFKVYCPKRHRRNSHVIFKVFKAAISKRYLPYPCTPTRLSWKSASNLKLFEVRNSQILFLPKVFWFRWLDKATVTVENTSSSRQEEENLCSVEQVTQVKCFLTLIPLWTTFLAYSLVQATGNTFFIEQRSNLKITITKNHRAPLVAFFVLNSFLRFIIPRLFWSEKARNPNVTLVRIGVGMICSILCCIAAWQVEVHRLKEIKRLNPANPSDPISMSIFWLLPQFILLGLAEGLVEEGLQEFFIKHVTESMWNSGQLLTGCILSFGNFFSIACVQLVRSWFKDTINDSHLDRYFLTLAILSSVFLCFYVYASISNSKYANIRDLSKEAELAPNVSMGGGEMKDEMSPASSSARNTPLDEDFDDYSVQPSPLLSSHPHRSHSILNIPQRDGVEENTKPLPIRKPSFLWRKVSIVMASTRHLYSRLANVEMVGMQSSPDVHYAESMENLPLRSHASTEAEEVIYDDEPRN; encoded by the exons ATGGTAATGTGTGGTGAATGGTTCTCAAGGATCTACGGCAAAGTCGGGAAATGGTATCACGATTATATCTTCTTCTCAAAGGCTGTGCTATTCATCTTTG GACTGATTGTGAGCGTTAGCATGATCAACTTGGCAGTGGTGGAGATGTTTATTGATTGCCTCAATATCCTCGGGGATAAGAAGAATTTCAGGATCAATTTGCAAACAGCTGCAACAATCGTAAATCTTCAGAAGGGCATATCATCCGTATCAGCAGTTATTGTTGCGTATATTGCAGATTCCTATTTAAAATGTTTCACAATGATTATCATCAGCGCTTTGTCCTACACTACG GGATTGATGTTGTTATGGCGTTCTACTCGAAGAAACCGTATCCAATATGGACCTATTTATGTTGCAGCGTTGGCTCTAGCACTAGGTAAATATGGCCTAGGTTCAATCCTAAAAGAATTTCTATCTAAACAGTTGATTGagggagaaaatgaaaatttcaacgAAAGTGAAGCCCAAATAGAGGGTCGTACAAATGTTTGGTGGTGTATTGCCTCGATTTCTGGATCTGCCATTGCTgtctttttcctttcaaatcTAAAATGGGAAGGAACCCTCTTAGCTTCCGGTGTGGTGATGGGAGTATCTCTTTTATTGTTTTGCTGCGGCTTCAAAGTTTACTGTCCCAAAAGACACAGAAGGAACTCCCATGTTATTTTCAAAGTCTTCAAGGCAGCTATATCCAAACGTTATCTCCCCTACCCTTGTACACCAACTCGGTTATCTTGGAAATCTGCATCAAATCTAAAGTTGTTCGAAGTCAGAAATAGTCAAATACTTTTTTTGCCAAAAGTTTTTTGGTTCAG GTGGTTAGACAAAGCTACTGTGACTGTAGAAAATACCTCAAGCAGTCGGCAGGAAGAGGAGAATCTTTGCTCAGTCGAACAAGTGACCCAAGTGAAGTGCTTTTTGACATTGATACCTTTGTGGACAACCTTTTTAGCCTATAGTTTGGTCCAGGCTACCGGAAATACTTTCTTTATTGAACAAAGGAGCAACTTGAAAATTACGATTACTAAAAACCACAGGGCTCCTCTAGTTGCTTTCTTTGTACTCAATTCCTTTCTACGCTTCATAATCCCGCGTCTGTTTTGGTCAGAGAAAGCAAGAAATCCCAATGTCACACTGGTGAGAATTGGTGTTGGGATGATTTGTTCTATATTGTGTTGCATTGCAGCTTGGCAGGTGGAGGTCCACAGATTGAAAGAAATTAAGAGACTTAATCCTGCCAACCCATCTGACCCTATCTCCATGAGTATCTTCTGGTTACTTCCacaatttattttgttgggACTAGCGGAGGGACTTGTCGAAGAAGGGCTCCAGGAATTTTTCATTAAGCACGTCACTGAATCGATGTGGAATTCTGGGCAATTGTTGACTGGATGTATATTAAGTTTCGGAAATTTCTTCAGCATAGCTTGTGTTCAACTAGTAAGAAGCTGGTTCAAGGACACCATAAACGACAGTCATCTGGATAGGTATTTTCTGACTTTAGCAATACTAAGCTCTGTGTTCCTTTGCTTTTATGTGTACGCTTCAATATCCAACTCCAAGTATGCCAACATAAGAGATTTATCAAAGGAAGCAGAATTAGCCCCTAATGTTTCAATGGGGGGAGGAGAGATGAAAGATGAAATGTCGCCGGCTTCTTCCTCTGCTCGAAACACACCTTTAGATGAGGACTTTGACGATTATTCTGTCCAACCTTCTCCTCTCCTTTCCTCTCATCCCCATCGATCTCACTCTATTTTAAACATACCCCAACGAGATGGTGTTGAAGAGAATACTAAACCCCTGCCGATTAGGAAGCCCTCTTTCTTATGGAGAAAGGTGTCCATTGTCATGGCCTCCACTCGCCACCTCTACTCCCGCTTAGCAAATGTTGAAATGGTTGGTATGCAATCTTCCCCGGATGTACACTATGCTGAATCTATGGAGAATCTCCCTTTGCGGTCCCACGCATCCACTGAAGCAGAGGAGGTAATCTATGATGATGAGCCTAGGAACTAA
- the LOC142613734 gene encoding protein NRT1/ PTR FAMILY 5.4-like isoform X3, giving the protein MLLWRSTRRNRIQYGPIYVAALALALGKYGLGSILKEFLSKQLIEGENENFNESEAQIEGRTNVWWCIASISGSAIAVFFLSNLKWEGTLLASGVVMGVSLLLFCCGFKVYCPKRHRRNSHVIFKVFKAAISKRYLPYPCTPTRLSWKSASNLKLFEVRNSQILFLPKVFWFRWLDKATVTVENTSSSRQEEENLCSVEQVTQVKCFLTLIPLWTTFLAYSLVQATGNTFFIEQRSNLKITITKNHRAPLVAFFVLNSFLRFIIPRLFWSEKARNPNVTLVRIGVGMICSILCCIAAWQVEVHRLKEIKRLNPANPSDPISMSIFWLLPQFILLGLAEGLVEEGLQEFFIKHVTESMWNSGQLLTGCILSFGNFFSIACVQLVRSWFKDTINDSHLDRYFLTLAILSSVFLCFYVYASISNSKYANIRDLSKEAELAPNVSMGGGEMKDEMSPASSSARNTPLDEDFDDYSVQPSPLLSSHPHRSHSILNIPQRDGVEENTKPLPIRKPSFLWRKVSIVMASTRHLYSRLANVEMVGMQSSPDVHYAESMENLPLRSHASTEAEEVIYDDEPRN; this is encoded by the exons ATGTTGTTATGGCGTTCTACTCGAAGAAACCGTATCCAATATGGACCTATTTATGTTGCAGCGTTGGCTCTAGCACTAGGTAAATATGGCCTAGGTTCAATCCTAAAAGAATTTCTATCTAAACAGTTGATTGagggagaaaatgaaaatttcaacgAAAGTGAAGCCCAAATAGAGGGTCGTACAAATGTTTGGTGGTGTATTGCCTCGATTTCTGGATCTGCCATTGCTgtctttttcctttcaaatcTAAAATGGGAAGGAACCCTCTTAGCTTCCGGTGTGGTGATGGGAGTATCTCTTTTATTGTTTTGCTGCGGCTTCAAAGTTTACTGTCCCAAAAGACACAGAAGGAACTCCCATGTTATTTTCAAAGTCTTCAAGGCAGCTATATCCAAACGTTATCTCCCCTACCCTTGTACACCAACTCGGTTATCTTGGAAATCTGCATCAAATCTAAAGTTGTTCGAAGTCAGAAATAGTCAAATACTTTTTTTGCCAAAAGTTTTTTGGTTCAG GTGGTTAGACAAAGCTACTGTGACTGTAGAAAATACCTCAAGCAGTCGGCAGGAAGAGGAGAATCTTTGCTCAGTCGAACAAGTGACCCAAGTGAAGTGCTTTTTGACATTGATACCTTTGTGGACAACCTTTTTAGCCTATAGTTTGGTCCAGGCTACCGGAAATACTTTCTTTATTGAACAAAGGAGCAACTTGAAAATTACGATTACTAAAAACCACAGGGCTCCTCTAGTTGCTTTCTTTGTACTCAATTCCTTTCTACGCTTCATAATCCCGCGTCTGTTTTGGTCAGAGAAAGCAAGAAATCCCAATGTCACACTGGTGAGAATTGGTGTTGGGATGATTTGTTCTATATTGTGTTGCATTGCAGCTTGGCAGGTGGAGGTCCACAGATTGAAAGAAATTAAGAGACTTAATCCTGCCAACCCATCTGACCCTATCTCCATGAGTATCTTCTGGTTACTTCCacaatttattttgttgggACTAGCGGAGGGACTTGTCGAAGAAGGGCTCCAGGAATTTTTCATTAAGCACGTCACTGAATCGATGTGGAATTCTGGGCAATTGTTGACTGGATGTATATTAAGTTTCGGAAATTTCTTCAGCATAGCTTGTGTTCAACTAGTAAGAAGCTGGTTCAAGGACACCATAAACGACAGTCATCTGGATAGGTATTTTCTGACTTTAGCAATACTAAGCTCTGTGTTCCTTTGCTTTTATGTGTACGCTTCAATATCCAACTCCAAGTATGCCAACATAAGAGATTTATCAAAGGAAGCAGAATTAGCCCCTAATGTTTCAATGGGGGGAGGAGAGATGAAAGATGAAATGTCGCCGGCTTCTTCCTCTGCTCGAAACACACCTTTAGATGAGGACTTTGACGATTATTCTGTCCAACCTTCTCCTCTCCTTTCCTCTCATCCCCATCGATCTCACTCTATTTTAAACATACCCCAACGAGATGGTGTTGAAGAGAATACTAAACCCCTGCCGATTAGGAAGCCCTCTTTCTTATGGAGAAAGGTGTCCATTGTCATGGCCTCCACTCGCCACCTCTACTCCCGCTTAGCAAATGTTGAAATGGTTGGTATGCAATCTTCCCCGGATGTACACTATGCTGAATCTATGGAGAATCTCCCTTTGCGGTCCCACGCATCCACTGAAGCAGAGGAGGTAATCTATGATGATGAGCCTAGGAACTAA